A window of the Hyalangium minutum genome harbors these coding sequences:
- a CDS encoding pilus assembly protein encodes MKPLVTVAILLAGLGTVAALSEPPRDPPRGPYQAPLLPRIELLRVIGAGQQSLVADYYWLQAIQAAGRGGSSLEATRYLDLFYYADLVTDLDPKFHKVYLFAGNTIPTNLGRENWVNTKEARKILEKGVKNFPQDSSLRLYLAYNLSYFFGEHAAAAEHLRIAATLPTVDKFVPEIASRMLAFNRRFDAALALAESFRDNETDPELRQLFEERVKEIQREQVLVQIDDAIVAFKQKEGRLPSPLSELVTKGYLSAIPTDPMGGVIYIGEDGRSASNSSTLRLEPIDYRKKMEQSEKQKEQQGHSNAPNSP; translated from the coding sequence ATGAAGCCCCTCGTCACAGTGGCGATTCTGCTGGCGGGTCTCGGGACGGTGGCAGCCCTCTCGGAACCGCCGCGCGACCCGCCTCGCGGCCCCTATCAAGCCCCGCTGCTTCCTCGAATCGAGCTGCTGCGCGTCATTGGCGCTGGCCAGCAATCGCTCGTCGCGGACTACTACTGGCTCCAGGCCATCCAAGCCGCTGGGCGCGGCGGGAGCAGCCTGGAGGCCACCCGCTACCTGGACCTGTTCTATTACGCGGACCTGGTGACGGACCTGGATCCCAAGTTCCACAAGGTCTACCTGTTCGCGGGCAACACCATCCCCACGAACCTCGGCCGTGAGAACTGGGTGAACACGAAGGAGGCGCGGAAGATCCTCGAGAAGGGCGTGAAGAACTTCCCCCAGGATTCCTCGCTGCGCCTCTACCTGGCCTACAACCTGAGCTACTTCTTCGGTGAGCACGCGGCCGCCGCGGAGCACCTGCGCATCGCCGCCACGCTGCCCACCGTGGACAAGTTCGTGCCCGAGATCGCCTCGCGCATGCTGGCGTTCAACCGCCGCTTCGATGCCGCGCTGGCCCTGGCCGAGTCCTTCCGGGACAACGAGACAGATCCAGAGCTGCGCCAGCTCTTCGAGGAGCGCGTGAAGGAGATCCAGCGCGAGCAAGTGCTCGTGCAGATCGACGACGCCATCGTCGCCTTCAAGCAGAAGGAGGGGCGGCTGCCCTCGCCGCTCTCCGAGCTGGTGACGAAGGGCTACCTGAGCGCCATCCCGACCGACCCCATGGGCGGCGTCATCTACATCGGCGAGGACGGGCGCAGCGCCTCCAATTCCAGCACCCTGCGCCTGGAGCCCATCGACTACCGCAAGAAGATGGAGCAGTCGGAAAAGCAGAAGGAACAGCAGGGCCACTCCAACGCACCGAACTCCCCATGA